CACTGAGCTAACCGCGCATCCCAAGCGGGCGGATAATCTGACAAATCCAAAGGTATATTGGCAAGCTCGAATTCGCCAGTGGATTTGTCGGTTGACTCCACCCCTTGATTTGGAAGATTTTAACCACTCTATGGCAAAAATTCAACGTGCGCTGCTTTCAGTTTCAGATAAAACCGGACTGCTTCCCCTGGCTCAAGCCCTGGCGCAGGCTGGTGTTCAACTTATTTCAACTGGCGGCACAGCCAAATCCTTACGCGATTCCGGGCTTCAGGTAACCGATTTGAGCACCTACACCGGTTTTCCTGAAATGATGGATGGGCGTGTCAAAACACTGCACCCTAAAATTCATGGCGGATTACTTTACATCCGCGGCAATGCCACGCACGAAGCTGCCGCCCAGACACACCAAATCCCGCCGATCGATTTGGTGGTGGTCAATCTTTATCCTTTCGAGCAAACGGTGGCTAAACCGGACGTCTCTCTCCATGAAGCCATCGAGAACATTGATATCGGCGGGCCATCAATGCTCCGTAGCGCGGCCAAAAACCACGAAAGCGTGACAGTCATCGTGGATCCTGCGGATTATGAAGTGGTAGCCAGCCAAATTACCGAAGCGGGAAACACCACATTAGAACTGCGCCGAAAACTTGCAGCCAAGGTGTTTGCCCGCACCGCAGCCTATGACGGGGCTATTGCGGCTCACCTGGCGAAGGCTTTTGAAACTTCGAACCGCCCTGCCCTGCCAGCTTCACTCAATATCCAGTCACCGTTGGCTCAACCGTTGCGCTATGGCGAAAACCCTCACCAAACCGCAGCGCTTTATGGGGATTTTAACAAGTATTTCCAGCAATTGCATGGCAAGGAATTGTCCTATAACAACATTCTCGATTTAACCGCTGCTGCCAGTCTGATTACTGAGTTTAACGGAGACAAACCCACCCTGGCCATCCTCAAGCATACCAATCCTTGTGGTATGGGACAGGGAGCAAATTTGCGGGAAGCTTGGGAGAAGGCTTATGCGACAGATAAACAGGCCCCGTTCGGTGGAATTATCGCCGTCAACCAACCACTTGATCTTCTCTGTGCCGAAGCAATTGTGGAGATTTTCAGCGAGGTAATTATCGCACCTGACTTTCATCCGGACGCCTTGGCTCTGTTACAGAAAAAGAAAAACCTGCGTTTATTGAAAGTGCTTAAAAATGTGCTTTCTGCAAAACCCTGGGACATTCGTAGCGTGGGAGCAGACTCGTTCCTGCTTCAGGAACGTGATCTGAAAATAACCACCGCTGCCGATTTGAAAGTAGTCACGAAGCGTCAACCTACCGAAGCAGAACTTCAGGCAATGCTGTTTGGCTGGCGCGTGGTCAAGCATGTAAAGTCCAACGCCATCGTGTACGTTGCTGCCGATCGCACGCTGGGCATTGGTGCCGGCCAAATGAGCCGCGTCGATTCCAGTCGCATCGCGGTCTGGAAAGCTGGTGAAGCCGGGTTATCGCTGAAAGGAAGCATCATCTGCAGCGATGCCTTCTTTCCATTTGCTGACGGCTTGATTGCTGCTGCTGAAGCCGGTGCCACGGCTGCCATCCAACCTGGAGGATCCGTGCGGGATGCTGAGGTGATTGCTGCCGCCGACCAACGAAATCTTGCCATGGCATTTACCGGCACCAGGCATTTTCGTCACTGATTTATCAACAGATAAATGAGCGCGATCTGGAGGGCTGTGATCAGTGCGATTCCGGCCCAGGTCAGCCATTCGCGCCAGCCCAGGCTCTTCTGACGCGTGTTGCTCAACCAAAAGCGAATTTTGATCGCTCCAATTTCAATCAGGTCGC
The nucleotide sequence above comes from Pedosphaera parvula Ellin514. Encoded proteins:
- the purH gene encoding bifunctional phosphoribosylaminoimidazolecarboxamide formyltransferase/IMP cyclohydrolase; this translates as MAKIQRALLSVSDKTGLLPLAQALAQAGVQLISTGGTAKSLRDSGLQVTDLSTYTGFPEMMDGRVKTLHPKIHGGLLYIRGNATHEAAAQTHQIPPIDLVVVNLYPFEQTVAKPDVSLHEAIENIDIGGPSMLRSAAKNHESVTVIVDPADYEVVASQITEAGNTTLELRRKLAAKVFARTAAYDGAIAAHLAKAFETSNRPALPASLNIQSPLAQPLRYGENPHQTAALYGDFNKYFQQLHGKELSYNNILDLTAAASLITEFNGDKPTLAILKHTNPCGMGQGANLREAWEKAYATDKQAPFGGIIAVNQPLDLLCAEAIVEIFSEVIIAPDFHPDALALLQKKKNLRLLKVLKNVLSAKPWDIRSVGADSFLLQERDLKITTAADLKVVTKRQPTEAELQAMLFGWRVVKHVKSNAIVYVAADRTLGIGAGQMSRVDSSRIAVWKAGEAGLSLKGSIICSDAFFPFADGLIAAAEAGATAAIQPGGSVRDAEVIAAADQRNLAMAFTGTRHFRH